The DNA sequence AACTTTTCTTAAAAGCCACATAAGTTGTAGTTCATCCGGATTTACGAGGAGTTCTTCTCTTCGTGTACCAGACCGGTTAATATCTATTGCTGGAAAGATTCTCCTGTCAGCAAGTTTTCTGTCAAGATTAATCTCCATATTTCCTGTTCCTTTGAACTCTTCAAAAATAACATCATCCATCTTACTCCCTGTATCTATAAGTGCTGTTCCAATAACTGTTAAACTTCCTCCTTCCTCAATGTTTCTTGCTGCTCCAAAGAACCTTTTGGGTTTATCAAGAGCAGTGGATTCAAGACCGCCTGACATAATTTTTCCTGTGTGAGGGACGAGAACATTATAAGCCCTTGCAAGTCGTGTGATACTGTCAAGTAGAATTACAACATCTTTTTTATGTTCTACAAGACGTTTTGCTTTTTCCATTACTATTTCTGCTACCTGTGTATGTCTCTCAGGTGATTCGTCAAATGTTGCACTTATTACTTCACCTTTCACGATTCGTCTCATCTCTGTAACCTCTTCCGGTCTTTCCGCTACAAGTAATACAATAAGATATACCTCAGGATGATTTTTTGCTATTGAATTTGCAAGTTTTTGAAGGATAACTGTTTTTCCTGCTCGTGGTGGTGATACAATCAGTCCTCTCTGTCCTTTGCCTATGGGGGTAACAAGGTCTATTACCCTTGTGGTTATCTCTTCTGAAGTTGTCTCCAGTAAGAGTCGCTGGTTGGGGTGGATAGGAGTAAGTTCTTCAAATGGTATTCTTGATTGAATACTTTCAGGTGGGTCACCATTTACGTTTTCAACTTTTAACAGAGCAAAATATTTTTCGTTGTCTTTTGGTGGTCTTACCTGTCCCGCGATTGTATCTCCTGTTTTCAAAGAGAATTTTTTAATCTGAGACGGGGAGACATATATATCATCAGGTCCTGGTAGATAGTTGTAATTTGGAGACCTCAAAAATCCAAATCCATCAGGAAGTATTTCTAAGACCCCTTCAGCAAACAAAAGTCCTTCTCTTTTTGTCTGTGATTCCATTATCTTATATATAAGTTCTTCTTTCCGGAGATTGCTTATACCTTCAACCTTAAGTGCTTTTGCTATTGTTTGCAATTTAGGGATTGTTAATTTCCTCAGTGCTGCTACATCCATATCTTTCAAGTCCTTAAGAACTTCCATATTATTTATTAATTCCATATATTGCCTCCTTGATTTTTTAAGGAATAGATAATGTATTTATTCTGTGAGAACTTTTAACTTTTTTATAATATCTTTAACCTGTTGAAATGTTTTAGAGTAAAAACCTGAATTATCAATAACATAGTCCGCTTTTTTTTCTTTCTCTCTCAATGGGATTTGTGCGTTCCATCTTTCTTTTATCTCTTTTTTACTAAATCTTCCTTCCAGCCGTTGCGAGATTTTCTGGTGGGATGCTGAGACAACAACTATTTTATCAACTAATTTTTCCGATTTTGTTTCAAACAATAAAGGAATTTCTATTGCTATTATACTCTTTTTTCTGCTGTAGTCAAGTAATTTTTTATCAATCTCTTTGAAAACATAAGGATGTAAAATCATTTCAAGTTTTTTTCTTTCCTTATTATTAGAAAACACAATATTACTCAATCGTTGTCTGTCAATCTTACCTTTGTTTATGACATCTTTTCCAAAGACAAGACTTATCTTATTTATAATCTCTTTTTTCTTCAAAAGATTATGGACTATATCATCACAGGATATTACAGGAATTCCATTTTTCTTAAAGATAGAACTCACTGTGGTTTTTCCTGAACCAAATATACCAGTTATTCCAATTTTAAGGGAGTTTTTTTGTTTTTTTATGTTCCCGCTTCCCATGAAGCCAGATATTTTTTTTGTTCAGAGGTTAGTTTGTCTATTCTTATACCCATTGTTTTAAGTTTCATCTCCGCAACTTTTCTATCTATATCAGAAGGAACTTTATATACCTCTGGTTTTAATGAAGGATGATTTTTAAGATATTCAAGAGATAAAAACTGATTGGCAAAACTCATATCCATAACACAAGAAGGATGCCCTTCAGCACATGCAAGGTTTACAAGTCGTCCTTCTCCTAATAGATAAATTTTTTTCCCGCTGGGCATTATATATTCATCAAGACACTCTTTTATTTTCCTTTTTTTAGCAATACTTTCAAGAGATGCTACATCAATCTCTACATTGAAATGTCCTGCATTGGCGAGGATTGCACCATCTTTCATCTTTTTTATATCCTTTAACCCTATGACTGTTGTATTTCCTGTTGAAGTTATGAAAATATCTCCGATTTTTACTGCTTCTGATACAGGTAAAACATAATATCCATCCATTATTGCCTCAAGTGCCTTCACTGGTTCTATCTCAGTAATAATAACCCTGGCACCCATTCCTGATAAACGTTTTGCTATTCCTTTACCACACCATCCATAACCACATACAACTGCTATCTTCCCACTTATCATAATATTGGTAGCGCGAAGTATTCCATCAACAGTTGACTGACCTGTTCCATATCTATTATCAAAAAGATGTTTTGTATCAGCGTCATTCACTGCAATAACAGGAAATTTTAACATCCCTTTTTTTGCTAAATTTCTAAGACGTATTACACCTGTTGTTGTCTCTTCTGTAGCTCCTATAAGGTTTTCTGTAAATACAGGATTTTTATGAAGTGATGATATAAGATCACATCCATCATCTACCACAAGATGTGGTTTTATTGCCATAACATTTTTAATGTTCTGATAATATGCCTTCTTGTCGTCCCCATACTTTCCAAAGACATTTATTTTTTCATATTTTACAAGACAGGCAGCCACATCGTCCTGAGTGCTTAATGGATTTGAAGCACATAGATAAATATCTGCTCCGGCTTCTTTAAGGGTTATTACAAGATTGGCTGTTTCGGTTGTAATATGCAGACAGCATCCTATCCGCATCCCCTTAAATGATTTAATCTTTTTATAGGTGTCTCTCAGCAAACCCATAACTTTCATATCCTGATATGCCCATTCAATCCTTTTCTTACCTCCTTCTGCTAATTTTATATCCTTTATTGAATAGTTCATCTTATCTCCTTCTGGAAGATTTTGATAGCATCCTTCTTTTCCCATGTAAATCCTTCTTCTTCTCTACCAAAGTGGCCATAACAGGCGGTTTTTCTGTATATTGGTTTTAAAAGGTCCAGTTTTTTTATTATGCCCCACGGTGAAAGGTCAAAGTTATTTCTGATTAATTTCACTATTTCATTATCAGGTATTATCCCTGTATTTTCAGTGTTTACCATTATTGATACGGGTTGTTTCATTCCTATTACATAGGCAATTTGAAGTTCACATCTTTTTGCTAATCCTGATGCCACTATGTTTTTTGCAAGGTATCTTGCAATATAGGAAGCAGACCTGTCAACCTTTGTTGGGTCTTTACCAGAAAAACATCCTCCTCCATGACTGC is a window from the bacterium genome containing:
- the rho gene encoding transcription termination factor Rho, which codes for MDVAALRKLTIPKLQTIAKALKVEGISNLRKEELIYKIMESQTKREGLLFAEGVLEILPDGFGFLRSPNYNYLPGPDDIYVSPSQIKKFSLKTGDTIAGQVRPPKDNEKYFALLKVENVNGDPPESIQSRIPFEELTPIHPNQRLLLETTSEEITTRVIDLVTPIGKGQRGLIVSPPRAGKTVILQKLANSIAKNHPEVYLIVLLVAERPEEVTEMRRIVKGEVISATFDESPERHTQVAEIVMEKAKRLVEHKKDVVILLDSITRLARAYNVLVPHTGKIMSGGLESTALDKPKRFFGAARNIEEGGSLTVIGTALIDTGSKMDDVIFEEFKGTGNMEINLDRKLADRRIFPAIDINRSGTRREELLVNPDELQLMWLLRKVLAPLNPIEAMELLIARMKSAKSNIELLLNIKAQTQ
- the coaE gene encoding dephospho-CoA kinase (Dephospho-CoA kinase (CoaE) performs the final step in coenzyme A biosynthesis.); translation: MGSGNIKKQKNSLKIGITGIFGSGKTTVSSIFKKNGIPVISCDDIVHNLLKKKEIINKISLVFGKDVINKGKIDRQRLSNIVFSNNKERKKLEMILHPYVFKEIDKKLLDYSRKKSIIAIEIPLLFETKSEKLVDKIVVVSASHQKISQRLEGRFSKKEIKERWNAQIPLREKEKKADYVIDNSGFYSKTFQQVKDIIKKLKVLTE
- the ahcY gene encoding adenosylhomocysteinase, producing the protein MNYSIKDIKLAEGGKKRIEWAYQDMKVMGLLRDTYKKIKSFKGMRIGCCLHITTETANLVITLKEAGADIYLCASNPLSTQDDVAACLVKYEKINVFGKYGDDKKAYYQNIKNVMAIKPHLVVDDGCDLISSLHKNPVFTENLIGATEETTTGVIRLRNLAKKGMLKFPVIAVNDADTKHLFDNRYGTGQSTVDGILRATNIMISGKIAVVCGYGWCGKGIAKRLSGMGARVIITEIEPVKALEAIMDGYYVLPVSEAVKIGDIFITSTGNTTVIGLKDIKKMKDGAILANAGHFNVEIDVASLESIAKKRKIKECLDEYIMPSGKKIYLLGEGRLVNLACAEGHPSCVMDMSFANQFLSLEYLKNHPSLKPEVYKVPSDIDRKVAEMKLKTMGIRIDKLTSEQKKYLASWEAGT